The following proteins come from a genomic window of Henningerozyma blattae CBS 6284 chromosome 4, complete genome:
- the TBLA0D00670 gene encoding opsin family protein (ancestral locus Anc_8.794), protein MCHDICNCLFLWCLVIVFFCFFASVLPPFCLSLFSFIYKLLVCHYNSLSMSLTTSSHSLTYTPFCIIFVSHTLTMSYIDLIKRGGNQAVRVNPPHMLDIHLTEHGSDWLWSVYSVFGVLSVLYAIFFFYQEMKSGSQLIRYTMAAPFLISIIQFFQYFTYASNLGWCIIQAEFRGEDVSQSVTNMYPNNRQIFYAKYIAWFLCWPIQLFLVEMTAFTVNRNNDSVPTATYGAWGMIHSLLVQIIGFEFWVICLLVGALIHSTYKWGYWVMGIFVLLCVLGIQIKRQIFELKLRGVTLCVFFIAVICVLLYNVAWGLADGGNAISPDGESVFYGILDECIFAIWPAYLCFIICKFGDWPEAEVDNNASRNNSSRLPVVPGTVADASDDEDPAEYAAQEKAVDQDSLNDSGETANNDDASNRV, encoded by the coding sequence ATGTGTCATgatatttgtaattgtttatttctTTGGTGTCTTGTAATTGtgtttttttgcttttttgCCTCTGTTTTGCCACCGTTTTGTTTATCCTTGTTTTCTTTCATATATAAACTCTTGGTTTGTCATTACAACTCTCTTTCCATGTCACTAACGACCTCATCGCACTCACTCACATACACACccttttgtattattttcgTATCACACACCCTCACAATGTCCTACATAGATCTCATTAAAAGAGGAGGTAACCAAGCCGTCCGTGTAAACCCTCCTCACATGCTAGATATCCATTTGACAGAACATGGTTCCGATTGGTTATGGTCTGTCTACTCTGTCTTTGGTGTTCTCTCCGTATTATATgccattttctttttttaccaAGAAATGAAAAGCGGTTCTCAATTGATTAGATATACAATGGCTGCTCcctttttaatttccaTCATTCAATTCTTCCAATATTTCACCTATGCCTCCAATCTAGGTTGGTGTATCATCCAAGCAGAATTTCGTGGTGAAGATGTATCTCAATCGGTCACGAACATGTACCCAAATAATAGACAAATCTTTTATGCTAAGTATATCGCTTGGTTCTTATGTTGGCCTATTCAATTGTTTCTAGTTGAAATGACTGCTTTCACCGTCAATCGCAATAACGATTCCGTCCCCACAGCTACCTATGGTGCCTGGGGTATGATCCATTCTCTATTGGTACAAATCATTGGGTTTGAATTCTGGGTCATCTGTTTGTTGGTCGGTGCTCTTATCCATTCAACTTACAAATGGGGGTATTGGGTCATGGGTATCTTTGTCCTATTATGTGTCTTGGGtattcaaattaaaagacaaatctttgaattaaaattaagagGTGTCACATTATGTGTCTTCTTTATCGCTGTCATTTGTGTTTTATTATACAACGTCGCTTGGGGTTTGGCCGATGGTGGTAATGCTATTAGTCCAGATGGTGAATCTGTATTTTATGGTATCTTAGATGAATGTATCTTTGCCATTTGGCCCGCATACTTGTGTTTCATCATTTGCAAGTTTGGTGATTGGCCAGAAGCCGAAGTGGATAATAATGCCTCTAGAAATAACTCATCAAGATTACCTGTAGTCCCAGGTACTGTTGCTGATGCTTCCGATGATGAAGATCCAGCAGAATACGCCGCACAGGAAAAAGCCGTAGATCAAGATTCGTTGAACGATTCAGGTGAAACTGCTAATAACGACGATGCTTCGAATAGAGTATAA
- the TBLA0D00680 gene encoding opsin family protein — MYCVFFFFQEYYDGTQLIRYAMAGPFLISLFQFFQYFTYASNLGWTNIQAEFRSEDVSRPVTDEYPNVRQIFYAKYVAWFLCWPIQIFMLELAGVTVREGEFVTTWEMIHSLIVQIISYEYWIISLLVGSLIHSTYKWGYWTMGIFVLFVVMGVQFKRQVFELKIRGISLWMYLTSMIIVLLYFVCWGLADGGNAITPDGEAVFYGILDECIFGIWTGYLCFVISNYGAWPEVEGSIPGGKEIQETPKDVEVGSGTTEGSSATVIEGMSNEAQGMRNDMGMGMSNEMGMSNEMGMFNETQGMSNEARGMHGIQNSQGDSNEVYNMDLPNAM, encoded by the coding sequence ATGTATTgtgtatttttctttttccaaGAATATTATGATGGAACGCAGTTAATTCGATATGCCATGGCAGGaccatttttaatttcgttattccaatttttccaatattttacaTATGCATCAAACTTGGGGTGGACAAACATTCAAGCAGAGTTTAGAAGTGAAGATGTCTCACGTCCAGTGACAGATGAATACCCGAATGTGAGACAAATCTTCTATGCCAAGTATGTGGCATGGTTTTTATGTTGGcctattcaaatatttatgttAGAATTAGCAGGTGTTACTGTACGAGAAGGTGAGTTTGTCACCACATGGGAAATGATTCACTCATTAATTGTACAGATTATATCGTATGAATATTGGATCATCTCACTGTTAGTTGGTTCATTAATCCATTCTACCTATAAATGGGGGTATTGGACCATGGGGATTTTCGTATTATTTGTTGTCATGGGGGTTCAATTCAAGAGACaagtatttgaattgaaGATCCGTGGGATTTCATTATGGATGTACTTAACATCGATGATTATTGTATTGTTGTATTTTGTATGTTGGGGGCTTGCTGATGGTGGTAATGCTATTACACCAGATGGGGAAGCCGTGTTTTATGGTATTTTAGATGAATGTATCTTTGGGATATGGACTGGTTATTTGTGTTTTGTAATATCTAATTATGGAGCTTGGCCTGAGGTTGAAGGGTCAATACCAGGGGGGAAAGAGATCCAGGAGACTCCCAAGGATGTGGAAGTGGGTTCAGGTACCACCGAAGGTTCTAGCGCTACTGTGATTGAAGGTATGTCTAATGAAGCTCAAGGAATGCGTAATGATATGGGTATGGGTATGTCTAACGAGATGGGTATGTCTAACGAGATGGGTATGTTTAATGAAACACAAGGTATGTCTAATGAAGCACGAGGTATGCATGGCATTCAGAACAGTCAGGGCGACTCTAATGAAGTATATAATATGGATTTACCGAATGCAATGTAA
- the TBLA0D00660 gene encoding uncharacterized protein (similar to Saccharomyces cerevisiae FAA4 (YMR246W) and FAA1 (YOR317W); ancestral locus Anc_8.796) → MAQYSAIVGKPANSKETAPRRHYRFKDAPLKRPLGYKASTVYELAVEAVEKGGLHNTAMGWRNVIDIHEKQKLITKVIDGKETKVEKNWMYFEMSDYNYITYGDISDNIHCLGRGLVKLGLRHKSDDKLHIYAGTSQYWLQTFLGAQSQSIPVVTAYDTLGEKGLTHSILQTESTAIFTDNSLLPTLINPLKNCPTVKYVIHSEKIDSKDKRQNGKIFKVANNAIAAIKEVRPDIVFITYPDLIALGKKHKDSIQVNPPTPDDLSCIMYTSGSTGDPKGVVLTHRNIIAGVAGISSTVDQSDIHPGDRVICFLPLAHIFEICFELISLYWGAVIGYSSVKTLTSTSMHGNCQGDLALFKPTLMVGVAAVWETVRKGIIAQVGKLPSFSQKVFWSAYFTKQKLEKYHLPGSNLIGKIIFKKIRAATGGHLRIALNGGSPISTDAQSFISNTICPLLLGYGLTETCANGTVSPPEHFTYGVAGDLAGAITVKLVDVEELNYFAKNNQGEILMKGDSITKEYFKNKEETEKAFDSEGWFRTGDIGEWTSNGQLKIIDRKKNLVKTQNGEYIALEKLESIYRSNKYVNNICVYADQSKVKPIGIIEPNLPAIIDLATSLNIYNSNSTDDISNHFHNKKLKSLILQDMLKTGKSQGLVGIENLQNIVIFDGEWTPQSGFVTSAAKLKRRDILNAVKDQVDEAYKS, encoded by the coding sequence ATGGCTCAATACTCTGCAATCGTTGGTAAACCTGCCAATAGTAAAGAAACCGCTCCTAGAAGACATTATAGATTTAAAGATGCTCCTTTGAAAAGACCTCTAGGTTACAAAGCCTCCACTGTCTATGAATTAGCCGTAGAAGCTGTGGAAAAAGGTGGGTTGCACAACACCGCCATGGGCTGGAGAAATGTCATTGACATCCATGAAAAGCAAAAACTCATCACCAAAGTCATCGACGGTAAAGAAACTAAAGTAGAGAAAAATTGGATGTATTTTGAAATGTCAGACTACAATTACATCACATACGGCGATATCTCGGACAATATCCATTGTTTGGGTCGTGGTCTCGTGAAGCTAGGGTTGAGACATAAGTCTGACGACAAATTACATATTTATGCTGGGACTTCTCAATATTGGTTACAAACATTCTTGGGGGCTCAGTCTCAATCGATCCCTGTTGTTACAGCTTACGACACTCTTGGTGAAAAGGGGTTGACCCATTCCATCTTGCAAACCGAATCCACTGCCATTTTCACAGATAATTCTCTTTTACCAACCCTTATCAACccattgaaaaattgcCCCACTGTTAAATATGTGATTCATAGTGAAAAAATAGACTCCAAAGATAAGAGACAAAATGGTAAGATCTTCAAAGTGGCCAATAACGCCATTGCTGCTATCAAAGAAGTTAGACCAGATATCGTTTTTATCACTTATCCAGATTTGATTGCCCTAGGTAAGAAACATAAAGATTCGATCCAAGTCAATCCTCCTACTCCGGACGATTTGTCTTGTATCATGTATACTTCTGGTTCTACAGGTGATCCAAAAGGTGTGGTGTTAACTCATCGTAATATTATTGCTGGTGTAGCAGGTATCAGTTCCACTGTGGATCAATCAGACATTCATCCAGGTGATCGTGTCATTTGTTTCTTACCCTTGGCACACATTTTCGAAATttgttttgaattaatttctcTTTATTGGGGGGCCGTCATTGGTTATTCCTCTGTAAAGACTTTAACAAGTACTTCTATGCATGGCAATTGTCAAGGTGATTTGGCTCTATTTAAACCCACTTTAATGGTTGGTGTTGCTGCAGTATGGGAAACTGTTAGAAAGGGTATTATTGCTCAAGTGGGTAAATTACCTTCGTTTTCTCAAAAAGTATTTTGGTCTGCCTATtttacaaaacaaaaattagaaaaatatcatttacCAGGTTCCAATTTGATTGGTAAGATcatatttaagaaaattagAGCCGCTACAGGTGGCCATTTAAGAATCGCTCTAAATGGTGGATCCCCCATCTCTACAGATGCTCAAAGTTTTATTTCCAATACAATTTGTCCTCTGTTATTAGGTTACGGGTTAACTGAAACTTGTGCTAATGGTACTGTTTCACCACCAGAACATTTCACTTATGGTGTTGCAGGTGATTTAGCAGGTGCTATCACCGTCAAATTAGTAGATGTCgaagaattaaactatTTTGCCAAAAATAATCAAGGTGAAATCTTAATGAAGGGGGATTCCATCACTAAggaatatttcaaaaataaagaagaaaccGAAAAAGCTTTTGATAGTGAAGGTTGGTTCCGTACTGGTGATATTGGTGAATGGACTTCAAATGGtcaattgaaaatcatTGATCGTAAGAAGAATTTAGTAAAGACTCAAAACGGTGAATATATTGCATTAGAAAAATTGGAATCCATTTATAGATCAAACAAATACGTCAATAACATTTGCGTTTATGCCGATCAATCAAAAGTTAAGCCTATTGGTATCATCGAACCAAATTTACCTGCCATCATTGATTTGGCCACTTCTCTAAACAtttataattcaaattcaaccGACGATATTTCAAACCATTTccataataaaaaattgaaatcatTGATTTTACAAGATATGTTAAAGACAGGAAAATCTCAAGGGTTAGTTGGTATcgaaaatttacaaaatatcGTCATTTTCGATGGTGAATGGACTCCACAATCAGGGTTCGTCACTTCTGCTGCTAAATTGAAGAGAAGAGATATCTTAAATGCAGTAAAAGATCAAGTCGATGAAGCTTATAAATCCTGA
- the TBLA0D00675 gene encoding uncharacterized protein, with amino-acid sequence MKEVKVINSCDGKLISLSHDSACNNCEMALNIYLPKQYYSNETHSTIPAIYYLSGLTCTPANASEKAFWQCQADLYGFSVVFPDTSPRGESVPDSKDEYDFGQGAGFYLNSTKEPYVKNYQMSDYIHKELPKELENYFQDCRLDFTKNVGITGHSMGGMGALAGFFKLYPHYKSVSAFSPIANPSAEDCPWGQKCFSRYLKDFKSESLEYDPCELIGKVKPKGDNDVKKILISVGTKDPFYSTQLYVDRILEYSKGTAWENKIEINKLQGFDHSYFFVVLKSPACQIPCH; translated from the coding sequence ATGAAAGAAGTAAAAGTTATCAACTCATGCGATGGGAAATTGATCTCTCTTTCACATGATTCAGCTTGCAATAATTGTGAAATGGCTCTAAACATTTATTTACcaaaacaatattattCCAATGAAACACACTCCACTATTCCTGCCATCTATTATCTTTCTGGTCTTACATGTACACCTGCAAATGCATCTGAAAAAGCCTTTTGGCAATGTCAAGCCGATTTGTATGGGTTTAGTGTTGTTTTCCCCGATACTTCTCCCAGAGGTGAATCTGTCCCAGATTCTAAAGATGAATATGATTTTGGTCAAGGTGCAGggttttatttaaattctacTAAAGAACCTTATGtgaagaattatcaaatgTCTGATTATATTCATAAAGAATTACCCAAggaattggaaaattatttccaaGACTGTAGATTagattttacaaaaaatgtCGGGATCACAGGTCATTCCATGGGTGGTATGGGTGCATTAGCTGggtttttcaaattatatcCTCATTATAAGAGTGTTTCTGCATTTTCACCTATTGCTAACCCTTCAGCAGAAGATTGCCCATGGGGTCAAAAGTGTTTTAGtagatatttaaaagattttaaatctGAATCATTGGAATATGATCCATGTGAATTGATTGGGAAAGTGAAACCCAAGGGTGACAATGACGtgaagaaaattttaatcaGTGTGGGGACTAAAGATCCATTTTATTCTACACAATTATATGTGGATAGAATATTGGAATACTCGAAGGGAACTGCCTGGGAAAATAAGATtgaaatcaataaattacAAGGGTTTGAtcattcatattttttcgTTGTACTGAAGTCCCCAGCATGCCAAATTCCATGCCATTAA
- the RKR1 gene encoding ubiquitin-protein ligase RKR1 (similar to Saccharomyces cerevisiae RKR1 (YMR247C); ancestral locus Anc_8.799), producing the protein MSFGGTNTFQQFSTDFGLGHNGVKISLSYFDGNPEPSLMNALKSNQLKLIFKSLLKRDETTKEKALAELTPLIKESNLDLFNDDIFPLCWSQIYSKLIICDSKNIRINSHKITLLLIDLLKKHVSKYLKDFIPFVLLGSCDSDNLVSSTTAQSLFVCFNKDGKKGKTLWIVFYEQILQLIKDIIILQNTVTISDESHTSKENAELRYNRLLLNSISMLMQLLQKIDIKTIDNKIASNLLKEILTEESFWKLFSLKNSSSYKTSENLLKLIVILYKTDYLFENKSILKLFSRTLLKSLSQISSKNISNLSFLLPNILSVLTILNSYKNGRFWSYDKTSKEKLLSFLTVSCKNPYLGLFNGMFALYETTSTLNVLDYSTEWNPLWQNAIKALNDRPFLGRFGAQLYYELWSNYFKFLKYNNTSIDDELKLKLENDIIATLHAKIDLQELHDLSIIIAENIDPNFVTTKLEDELKIIMSSSDSKETKFLKNLTFLLINCNNNENPVKNFLENLINILTNSDLKSNQIQLEILNIYSYFFESKLQFIGDNLQKFIDEIPILVEEISIEVYSKILLKYSKSQYASDNNTFINSLNDFITASTSLGIPSSKLIPFLNSFSSDILKLLKEESDSSVIELVDNWISTYRFEDNGAILHGNLFDEQIIAKLYKNAESNNTTELLSINLSSLKLPLQKYLIDNTAILENSLFQVSPDVTDSLFKLCHPHLKVDTPLAKKLAKIILNNIINSDDEENFKLSLKYSVELINQNIEILEEFLPSNVEELFNRYVPIIDDKVSLVNSFELNTYLVNGKEGSWNLLDVKKVLKLGIFVDSILIQLPDFLTDEIAVFLTVCSQVSDDFNCISSVPEEALSDFNFTLFKSNEYSFDFQSITTKLLGLDGPSGDNFTLDVLFDDDTRQSNTYFFYKSRILYKILQNESDNISAIYLQELLPSIEKYIAKTIRGKASTEYEYRNAFLLLICLDKIIDDDKLTRLRTLMASELIGTKGEELADRTYKTIILLNNLLGVSSNKEFIAITPQRLIMIVKNINQWMDSDIAFEPEFIRARLALLNFLTSLLKMPSTIDTCPSVIEPSARLLADSITMCQLDDTPCYLSLRLQSLKLYQEVIKYESIFVENEYYNEINDGLLELPFINFSDECNNQISAIFYRTLNQTLTKNNLNLESQYDKLLTMIVSGNNLHINKIRLTVSLLRDIIQKKQQTTVIEFEFRTKETTGTEIEEKEMKASSPIDEAFKLPETLVKLLSTEVPQDYLEYENEISFIKYLWYWKLILCFFKDISYNLRQNYLDQLKNDEDLISKMLSFCADQIDLQDKEFWDQVTSDELTNYSISDTEFSPYKEEIQFECKKLLGNIMYELFINVGSMSSSWWLNIKDKSLQNKVEKFVIQFISPILIGNELDDLNNKMDRLISANDSLKIKINKITQEVKASYLIDEQKLEISFKLPINYPLTNIEAIGISRVGISEQKWKQWIMSTQRVITGMNGSVIDCLELFTKNVRLQFSGFEECAICYSILHAVDRKLPSKTCPTCNNKYHGACLYKWFRSSGNNTCPMCRSEIPFRR; encoded by the coding sequence ATGTCCTTTGGTGGCACCAATACTTTCCAACAATTTTCAACTGATTTTGGCTTGGGTCATAATGGTGtcaaaatttcattaagtTATTTTGATGGTAACCCAGAACCATCTTTAATGAATGCACTAAAAAgtaatcaattgaaattgatcTTCAAATCTCTATTGAAGAGAGATGAAACAACTAAAGAAAAGGCTCTAGCAGAATTAACTCCATTGATTAAGGAATCTAATTTAGATCTCTTcaatgatgatattttcCCCTTATGTTGGTCtcaaatttattcaaaattaattatttgtgattcaaaaaatattagaatcaaTTCACATAAAATTAcacttttattaattgactTGTTAAAAAAGCAcgtttcaaaatatttaaaagattttatCCCATTTGTTTTATTAGGAAGTTGTGATTCAGATAATTTAGTATCCTCCACAACAGCACAATCTTTATTCGTctgttttaataaagatgGAAAAAAAGGTAAAACTTTATGGATTGTCTTTTATGAGCAAATATTGCAACTAATCAAGGATATCATTATACTTCAGAACACAGTAACTATATCTGATGAATCTCATACTTCCAAAGAAAATGCAGAACTAAGATATAACAGATTATTACTAAATTCCATCTCCATGTTGATGCAATTGTTACAAAAGATTGATATTAAgacaattgataataaaatagcATCGAAtctattaaaagaaatattaacaGAAGAATCattttggaaattattttctttaaaaaactCAAGCTCATATAAGACCTCTGAAAATTTGTTAAAGTTAATTGTAATCCTATATAAAAcagattatttatttgaaaataaatctattttaaaattattttcaaggactttattaaaatctttatcTCAAATCAGTTCAAAAAACATTAGTAACttatcttttcttttacctaatattctttcagttttaacaatattaaattcttataAGAATGGTAGATTTTGGAGTTATGATAAGACTTCTAAAGAAAagttattatcatttttaacaGTATCCTGTAAAAACCCCTACTTGGGCTTGTTTAATGGTATGTTTGCATTATATGAAACCACCTCAACTTTAAATGTTTTGGATTATTCTACTGAATGGAATCCTCTATGGCAAAATGCTATTAAAGCTTTAAACGATAGGCCATTTTTAGGGCGTTTTGGTGCACAACTATACTATGAACTATGGAgtaattatttcaaatttttaaagtataataatacttcaaTTGATGATGAGTTGAAACTCAAACTAGAAAACGATATAATAGCAACATTGCATGCTAAAATAGATTTACAGGAATTGCATGATTTGAGTATAATCATTGCTGAAAATATAGATCCAAATTTTGTTACAActaaattagaagatgaattgaaaatcatCATGTCATCATCTGATTCcaaagaaacaaaatttttaaaaaatctcacatttttgttgataaattgtaataataatgaaaaccCTGTTAAGAACTTTTTGGAAAACTTGATTAATATCTTAACAAACTCTGACTTAAAGAGTAACCAAATTCAACTGgaaattctaaatatttattcatatttctttgaatcaaaattacaatttattggagataatttacaaaaattcATAGATGAAATTCCAATATTGGTTGAGGAAATCAGCATAGAAGTTTACAGCAAAATTCTTCtcaaatattccaaatctCAATATGCAtctgataataatacatttatcaattcgttaaatgattttataACTGCTTCAACCTCTTTAGGTATTCCATCTTCTAAATTAATCCCATTTTTAAACTCATTTTCTtcagatattttaaagttacttaaagaagaaagtgATTCATCAGTTATTGAACTTGTCGATAATTGGATAAGTACATATAGATTTGAAGACAATGGTGCAATTTTGCATGGTAACCTATTTGATGAACAAATTATTGCAAAATTATACAAGAATGCAGaatctaataataccaCTGAGTTATTAagtattaatttatcatcgTTAAAACTACCTTtgcaaaaatatttgattgatAATACAGCAATCTTGGAAAACAGTCTTTTCCAGGTGTCGCCAGATGTCACTGACAGTCTATTTAAACTATGTCATCCACATTTGAAAGTTGATACTCCACTAGCTAAGAAACTTGCAAAAATCATccttaataatataataaattctgACGAcgaagaaaattttaagttatcattaaaatattcagtagaattgattaatcaaaatattgaaatcttagaagaatttttacCATCAAATGTGgaagaattattcaataGGTATGTTCctattattgatgataaGGTATCTCTAGTTAATAGTTTTGAATTGAATACATATTTGGTAAACGGTAAAGAAGGTAGTTGGAATTTGTTAGATGTTAAGaaagttttaaaacttGGTATTTTTGTCgattctattttaattcaattgcCAGATTTTTTAACGGATGAAATTGCTGTATTCTTGACTGTTTGTAGCCAAGTAAGTGACGATTTTAACTGTATATCTTCCGTTCCTGAAGAGGCCCTAtctgattttaattttacacTATTTAAATCGAATGAATATTCATTCGATTTTCAAAGTATTACCACTAAGTTATTAGGTTTAGATGGTCCAAGTGGTGATAATTTTACACTAGatgttttatttgatgatgatactAGGCAGAGCAAtacttattttttctacAAGTCACGCATCTTATACAAgattttacaaaatgaGTCTGATAATATATCAGCTATATATCtacaagaattattacCCTCTATCGAAAAATACATTGCCAAAACCATTAGAGGGAAAGCATCTACTGAATATGAGTATAGAAATGCTTTCTtacttttaatttgtttagataaaattattgatgatgataaattaacCAGGCTAAGAACATTAATGGCTTCAGAATTGATTGGTACTAAAGGTGAAGAACTGGCTGATAGGACTTATAAAACTATAATCTTGTTAAACAATCTATTGGGGGTATCTTcgaataaagaatttatagCTATTACTCCACAaagattaataatgattgttaaaaatattaatcaatGGATGGATAGTGATATTGCTTTTGAACCAGAATTTATTCGTGCTCGTTTGGCGTTGTTAAACTTTTTGACctcattattaaagatgCCTAGTACCATAGATACGTGTCCTTCAGTGATAGAGCCTAGTGCAAGGTTACTTGCAGATTCTATTACGATGTGTCAATTGGATGATACCCCTTGTTATTTATCATTACGTCTACAATCTTTAAAACTTTATCAAGAGGTAATTAAATATGAGTCAATTTttgttgaaaatgaatactataatgaaattaatgatgGTTTACTTGAATTACcttttataaatttctCTGATGAATGTAATAACCAAATTTCAGCTATATTTTATCGCACATTGAATCAAACCTtgacaaaaaataatcttaATTTGGAATCTcaatatgataaattacTTACAATGATTGTAAGTGGAAATAATCTacatattaataaaataagattGACCGTAAGTTTGTTGCGagatattattcaaaagaaaCAACAAACTACGGTTATTGAATTCGAGTTTAGAACCAAAGAAACTACTGGAACTGAAATCGAAGAAAAGGAAATGAAAGCTTCTTCACCAATTGATGAAGCATTTAAATTGCCAGAAACTTTAGTTAAACTTCTTTCTACAGAGGTCCCTCAGGACTATTTGgaatatgaaaatgaaatttcatttattaaatatttatggtATTGGAAATTAATCTTGtgttttttcaaagatatTTCTTACAATTTACGTCAAAATTATCTTGACCAACTAAAgaatgatgaagatttaattaGTAAGATGTTATCGTTTTGTGCCGATCAAATTGATTTAcaagataaagaattttggGATCAAGTTACTTCAGATGAATTAACAAATTATAGTATCTCGGATACTGAATTTTCTCCATATAAGgaagaaattcaatttgAGTGTAAGAAATTATTGGGAAATATTATgtatgaattatttatcaatgTGGGTTCCATGTCAAGTTCGTGGTGgcttaatattaaagataaatctTTACAGAATAAAGTGGAAAAATTTgttattcaatttatttcacctattttaattggtaatgaattagatgatcttaataataaaatggaTAGATTAATTTCTGCAAATGATTCtctaaaaattaaaattaataaaataacacAAGAAGTTAAGGCTagttatttaattgatgagcaaaaattagaaattagTTTCAAATTACCAATCAATTACCCATTAACAAACATTGAAGCAATTGGTATTTCAAGAGTTGGTATTAGTGAACAAAAATGGAAACAATGGATTATGTCCACCCAAAGAGTCATCACTGGTATGAATGGTTCTGTTATTGATTGTCttgaattatttactaAGAATGTTCGCTTACAATTTTCTGGGTTTGAAGAATGTGCAATATGTTATTCTATTTTACATGCTGTTGATAGGAAATTACCATCAAAGACATGTCCTAcatgtaataataaataccATGGTGCATGTTTATACAAATGGTTTAGATCATCTGGTAATAATACTTGTCCAATGTGTCGTAGTGAAATTCCATTCCGTagataa